TGGGCTGGTTAGTAacaattttacacatttttatttttgttttctcaaaACAGCCAGTTTACATGgaattgtttatattatttttagtaATAGTGAATAGCATTGCTATTTTCTATTTCATGTTCCCTCGGCTACACTGGCTTAAACTGTTAAAAGCATCAGATGTAATTGTTTATGTGTTAAAGTTTAATAAGAATGAGCCTAAAATGGATATAATGCTTATTAATAATCAAACTTTAATAACTGTATTTTACAGTTGCGATTTTCTAAAATATCTTATCCCAGTGTTGTTCATGCAGCTGTTTTCCTGTCACTAAATCATATCAATGCAATGATAGATACTAACAGTCTTATGCAATATCTAGTCACTTCATATTATATACGTGTATTCTTTTTGCAGCGTTGATACAGCACAAGAAGATCTGTCATTGGGAAGATTGGTAAATGATGATCACAAAAAACCCAAttgcaaaatgaaaaatattaatGTTGAAGGCAAACCACATTTGTGCCTTTTCGTGCTCAGAAACATAACATGCGGAGAAGAAATAACCTATAATTATGGTCCTGTTAACTGGCCATGGAGAATTATGGTAAGCATGTACATCATAACTTTTGAAATAGGTATTAAAAAGGTTTCAGACTaaacatttttgtatgtattgAAGATACAATTTTGTCTATTTAAGTGTCCTTTATCTGTGAATTAATTATTAAATTTCAACTTTGCTTTGTCTGCTATCCTGTTATACAGATAAGTTCAACTTGTAATTGCTGTTCTGAATATTCTGACAATTTTATACTTTTACAGGTCACGGATGAAGCAGAAAGTCCTGTGAATAATTCAGTCAATGAGCCAGTCCAACTTGAGTTTAGCGGCTGTTCATCTGAGGTGGACCATGCACCTGATGCTATACAACAGTCTACCTCAACTGCAACACAGGTACAGTATTAGCAAAGTATTAGCTACGTAGTGTTTGCTGCAGATCCAGTAAGTATTATTAGTGTCATTAATCTACAGATACAACATTTCTATGCAAGTATAAGTGTGTATTGTGTCCCTATATTGTCAGATACAGAATTTGTATGTATTGTGTCCCCATACTTTACCACATGTATGTAACGGCTCATTGCATAGATCAAGTGCACAGAGAGTGTCCCCATATTGTTCGTTTCACAACATGTGTTTAGTGTGTCCCCATATTGTCAGTTGCAGTGTTGCTGTGTAAATATGCAAAATAGATCCCTGTTTAGGTGAAGTCCATAGTCAGTGTCCCCATATTGTTAGTTGCAGCATGTGTGTGAAGTGTGTCCCCATATTGTCAGTTACAGAATGTGTGTGTAAATGTGGAAAGCAGGTCACTGCTTAAGTGAAGAGCACAGATAGTGTCCCCACATTGTTAGTCACTGAACAAATCTTAAGATGTTTTATAACGTCCAAGTGTAGCTTCATTCAGAGTGCTCATAGGATTATAAGAGTAGCCACGTGTTGTTATATTCCAAGAGTGATATCAGTACCTGGTTCGTTCTCCAGGTTGTTGTACCAAAGGTGTTGTCTCATAGTAAATATAATTGGTTTCATTAATTAATATAGTAATGCCTTAGGTGTCAGTTTGCATAACAAATTGGTCTCAAGATAAACTATTTTGCCTTAGAAATGCTGTTTTATACAATGACTGTCCAACAATCTTTGGACACCAAAAATGGGTGCTTTGGATATTATGtatctctttcatttattatcagAAAGCCGCCCTACCAGGTCAACCCACATGTTGATGTGGGGGCCAAGGGCACACAAATAAGTaaattataaagaaaaacatttgagTGTTTGGAGTGTTTAAAGAACTAGCGACTGACCCACATCTGTATACCTTTGTTGCAGTATAGTCAAAATATTTTAGTGGCAAGAAAAACAATTGCAGCATGATTCTTTTCACATAAACTGAGTAAAAGTAGGGAATCCTCAGACTATTTCTTTGTACTTTTACAGGTTGTGGATGAAGCAGAAAGTCCTGTGAATAATTCAGAGCCAGTCCAACCTGAGTTTAGCGGCTGTTCATCTGAGGTGGACCATGCACCTGATGCTATACACCAGTCTACCTCAACTGCAACACAGGTACAGTAACACAGCACAAAAGTTATAATAGCTACTTTGTGTTTGCTGCAGGTCTTGTTATTAATGCTGTTAATCTACAGATACAAAGTATAGTTTGTcccctttttgttatttatacaaTATGATTGTATTGTGTCCCTATATTATCAGTTGCACAATGTATGTGTCTTGTGTCCCCACATTGTAATAGAAATGTGTAAAATGTCAATGCTTAGGTAAAATCCACAGTGTCCCCAGGTTGTCAGTTATACGACTTGTGCGTATTGTGTAGCATGTCCCCACACTGTAGTACAAGTGGGTCGTTGCATATGTGAAATAAACAGGCAGTGTCCCCAcattgtcatttaaaaaacatgtttgctgTGTATCCCCTATTGTTAGTTACAGAATATGTGCATAGTATGTATTTTTTTGCCAGGGTTCTCATTATAATAGAACCTGTATGTGATATCAGAGCCTGTAATGTACTGCAGGAGTTTTGCACCATGGTCCTAGGGCACCACTGACTCTGTTGGTGTTACAGCTGAGTTGTCAGAATGGGTGGGCGATATGCATTAAAAATAATATCACAGTATTTTAGACCTTACAGATGATATTTTATGACAGATGACAGAAAAGATCGGCACTTTATTTCGTGTTGCGCCACAGAACAGCATGCAAGTTTAGTGTTTCATTCACCAGTAGGTTTAAAACCAAAACATATCCAAACTACTGAGCTTGTGCCCTTTGGTACAGGGTCATCTCCTTCACTTAGTTGTAAGTTAAAACTTCGCCGCTCTCGTCTGTTTCTCCCTGCTTACTTGTTGCCGCCATCATGTTTCTGAGCCTCTGGGTGAATATGATTGGGTCGAGAGGTGCACCAGTGGCTCCATGGTGAATGAAACTCCATGCCCAAACACTGTCTGTACGCTGTGCCTTTCTCAAATGTCAACACCTCTTTACTTTCTCACATATTACTATTttggtttatgtatttattttttcatttagcaGCTTACGTCTTTTGTACACtagccaaaaataaaaatgatataatcCAACCCCACGATATCTTTTATCGTGAATAAAATTATACCGGAAATATGATATCGCCCAACCCTAGTTGTCAGCTACTTAATTGCTCAACTAACCAAACAAGTAATTTAGAGCTCAGGTGGAATGAAAAGCAGCTGATAGTGAGCCACCAGGACTGAGAACCACTGATTAACTAACACAAACTCCTAGGGCAGTTTATGAAGTACTGATGGCACTCAGTAAATTTCATTTAATGGTTAAAATTCTttattaaaacttttaaaatgcattttttaaataaacattaatataaaatattaacttgatgttgttgttttcttttttaagctatCAGATGAATCTTTGGATGTGTTATCAGATTATTCTCAGTTCGATTCAGACAGTGATCAAGACTATGTTCCTGACAGTAGCACGTCAGACAGCACTATCAAAAGTAAAGAGTTGATGACTGAACCAAAAAAGAAGAAAGCATGTGCAAAGCAAAACGCACCAACCTCAGAAACGGCAAAACACTGAGCAGACATCTAGAGGCATCTTTTCCCCTTCTGTAAGCAACTGTGCAACCAATCAAAATGAACGTGAATTATCTTCTGTTACCATAAAGCCCCATGAAGATCACAAAGGGAAATTAAGATTGTACAACAAGACGCAATACTGCCTTTTTTGTGAGAGACATTTTTCCAAAATAGCCAGGCACCTTGCATATGTTCACGGTAATGAAAGTGAAGTAATAAAGGCACTGAGCTTTCCAAAGAACTCAAAAGAAAGGAGGATACAACTAGATCATCTTAGAAACAGAGGAAACTTTGCACACAATGCAGAAGTGATACGGAATGGAACAGGAGAGATGGTTGCATGTAAACGACCAAGAAAAACTGGAAAACCTCAGGAATTCACCTGCTGCATATATTGCCAAGGTCTGTATTCAAGAAAGTCTTTGTGGGCACACATGCGATGCTGTAAACTAAAACCAAAATGTGATGATCAAAAAAGTTGGTAAAAAACGAGTCCAATCTCTATGTGCTTTTGCCTGTCCTGTGCCATTTGAAGTCAGCCAGGGTTTGTGGAGACTGGTGTGTGATATGACACATGATGAGATTTCGTCACTAGTGAAAAGTGACAGATGCATCATCCTATTGGGAGAGCATATGTACAATAAAGTGGGATCTGATGTAGGGAAACATGATTATATCCGACAAAAACTCTGAGAGGTGGGTCGCCTGCTGATagaagccagaaaaaaaaacacctctactAAAAATGGAAGATTTTGTCATTCCTTCTAATTTCCCCCATGTTGTAACTTCAGTGAAAGCTGCAGCTGGCTACAATGAAGAGAGCCATACTTTCAGAATTCCCTCATTGGCACTGAAGTTAGGTCACAGTTTACAGAAAATCAGTAACATTGTGGAATGCAAATCCATGATTGACGGAAATGATTCAATGGCAGAATCTGCGCGCAATTTTAAACGAATATATGAAACTAGTTGGAATGAAACTATGTCTTCTGCTGCTTTGACCACTCTACGAGAAGCTAAGTGGAACATGCCTCAACTGCTGCCTTTCACGGCAGATGTAAAAACCTTACATGCTTATCccgaaattaaacaaaatgaataccAGAGTGCATTGCATTCAGAGTCGTCTATAAAAACCTTTGCAAACCTTACAAAGGTCACTCTTTCACAGGTAATCCTGTTTAACAGAAGAAGAGAAGGTGAAGTAGCAAAGATGCCTCTAGATGCCTTTACTCGCAGAGACATGTCTGGCCTTCATGAAGATGTTGCAATTTCCCTGTCCGAGCTTG
The DNA window shown above is from Acipenser ruthenus chromosome 17, fAciRut3.2 maternal haplotype, whole genome shotgun sequence and carries:
- the LOC131697937 gene encoding uncharacterized protein LOC131697937 — its product is MMGRRKRLIPLEEAIYHASSQTDKKKKKPGVQIHQFRQSVDTAQEDLSLGRLVNDDHKKPNCKMKNINVEGKPHLCLFVLRNITCGEEITYNYGPVNWPWRIMVTDEAESPVNNSVNEPVQLEFSGCSSEVDHAPDAIQQSTSTATQVVDEAESPVNNSEPVQPEFSGCSSEVDHAPDAIHQSTSTATQLSDESLDVLSDYSQFDSDSDQDYVPDSSTSDSTIKSKELMTEPKKKKACAKQNAPTSETAKH